The following proteins are co-located in the Polymorphospora rubra genome:
- a CDS encoding arginase family protein encodes MGVPFDGGSTLGWPGSRYAPGRIRDALRWITQRIEDGAIYSLETDSVHEVGDDLLRDRGDVDVVGHDIGATLDACSTSVAESLRGGRTPIIIGGDDSVLFPVARGVHEALPGRVGVIHFDAHLDLLDHNRFQGRVSQSSGMRRSLELDRINADDCIQVAVRHFNFPSSAEFKRKSGLTHITAREFQALGPVSAVEQILDRVSGADHVFLSFDIDAIDPAFAPGAGAHEPGGLTSGEALEAVRLLAPHCDALAVTEVNPLTDDNTSTTATLAAYLLFHFAVFGSGADRR; translated from the coding sequence GTGGGGGTTCCCTTCGACGGGGGCTCCACCCTGGGCTGGCCGGGCTCGCGCTACGCGCCCGGCCGGATCCGCGACGCCCTGCGCTGGATCACCCAGCGGATCGAGGACGGCGCCATCTACTCGCTGGAGACCGACTCGGTCCACGAGGTCGGCGACGACCTGCTGCGCGACCGCGGCGACGTCGACGTGGTCGGGCACGACATCGGGGCCACCCTCGACGCCTGCTCCACCTCGGTCGCCGAGTCGCTGCGCGGCGGACGTACGCCCATCATCATCGGCGGTGACGACTCGGTGCTGTTCCCGGTCGCCCGGGGGGTGCACGAGGCGCTCCCCGGCCGGGTCGGGGTGATCCACTTCGACGCGCACCTGGATCTGCTCGACCACAACCGGTTCCAGGGCCGGGTCAGCCAGTCCAGCGGCATGCGGCGCAGCCTCGAACTCGACCGGATCAACGCCGACGACTGCATCCAGGTCGCCGTACGGCACTTCAACTTCCCGTCGTCGGCGGAGTTCAAGCGCAAGAGCGGTCTCACGCACATCACCGCCCGGGAGTTCCAGGCCCTCGGCCCGGTCTCCGCCGTCGAGCAGATCCTCGACCGGGTCTCCGGCGCCGACCACGTCTTTCTCTCGTTCGACATCGACGCGATCGACCCGGCGTTCGCGCCCGGCGCCGGCGCCCACGAACCCGGCGGCCTCACCTCCGGCGAGGCCCTGGAAGCGGTGCGGCTGCTGGCCCCGCACTGCGACGCGCTCGCGGTCACCGAGGTCAACCCGCTGACCGACGACAACACCTCGACGACCGCCACCCTCGCCGCGTACCTGCTCTTCCACTTCGCGGTCTTCGGTTCCGGCGCGGACCGCCGATGA